GTCTTCGCGGCGGCCTTCTACGCCTACCTGCTCACGAACGTCCTGTTCCTCACTTCCGTGTGGCATTACTCGACCTTGCGGGCCGGGCTGGCCATGACGCCCGCGCCGTTGTTCTCCACCCTCGCGGCTCGACCGGCCGGCCTCCTCTACGACCGGTTCGGCGGCCGTTTCATCGCGTCGACCGGCGCGGTCCTGGTCGGCGCCGGCCTGCTGTGCTACGCGTTGCTGGCGGACGCGCATGCGGATTTTCCGGTCGGTTGGCTGCCGGGTGCGATCATCAGCGGTATCGGCGTGGGATTGGTGTGGCCCAGTTTGGCGACCGGGTCGGTCCAGGGGGTCACCGGTGAGCGTTTCGCCACCGCGACGGCGTTCAACAGCGCGTTGCGCCAGCTCGGTGGCGTCCTGGGAGTGGCTGCCTGCGTGTCCTATCTGAGCGCGCAGGTGGGCTCGAATCCGCTCGACTCGTTCCACGACATCTGGCTCGGTGCCGCCGTCGTCTGTGTGGTGGCCGCGGTGATAGCCGTGGGCCTGCGGCGGCCGCGGCCGGCCGATGACGCCGCCTCGGTCGGTGTGGCCACCGCGGTGTGAGGCGGTGATCGGCCCGGACCTTCGGTGAGGTGCGGATGCGAATCACCGCGACGCGGTTACTAGGCTGACCGCCGTGCTGCTATCCGATCGCGACATTCGTGCCGAGCTGGCCGCCGGGCGGCTCGGGCTGGAACCGTTCGACGAGAAATTGGTTCAGCCGTCGAGTATCGATGTGCGGCTGGATCGAATGTTCCGGGTGTTCAACAACACCCGATATACGCATATCGATCCCGCGCAACGGCAGGACGAACTGACCAGCCTGGTCGAACCGGGCGACGGGGAACCGTTCGTCCTGCATCCGGGCGAATTCGTCCTCGGCTCGACGCTCGAGGTGTGCACATTGCCCGACGATCTGGCCGGGCGGCTGGAAGGTAAATCGAGTCTGGGCCGGCTCGGCCTGCTCACCCATTCCACGGCCGGTTTCATCGATCCGGGCTTCAGCGGTCACATCACGCTGGAATTGTCGAATGTGGCGAATCTGCCGATCACGCTGTGGCCGGGAATGAAGATCGGCCAGTTGTGCCTGTTCCGGCTCAGCAGCCCCTCGGAACATCCGTACGGCAGTGCCGCGGCCGGATCGAAATATCAAGGTCAGCGCGGTCCCACCCCGTCCCGCGCCTATCTGAACTTCCCGTTGCCCGAGAACGCGGTGCCGCCCTCCGCGGAGTCCTGAAACGGACCGAATGCCGCGCCCGCGGGAGCGGACGCGGCATTCGCCGTGATCGTGCGCCGGTTACTGCGGGGGCAGTACGTGGCTTCCCGATTTGTCCGTGGACAGCGCCAATGAACTGATGTATTGGATTTCGCCCTCGGGTCCGGGGACCGCGGAAGCGATCATGTCGGGGCGTTCGAAATCGATGCCGGTGACGTGGCAGGTGAGCGTTGCACCCGACGGATTCCCGTGCTCGTCGAACATATCCAGCTCGATACCGTCGTGGCTGCGGCGCAGGTAGTACTTGCCCTTGGTGACCACCGCGGTCAGCGGGGTCGCGACGAGTGCGATCACCACGGCGACGATGGGCGAATACGGCTTGAGCGCCGAGCCGAACAGGCCGAAGAACGTCATGATCGACAGCACCGCCGACAACCCGAATCCGACCAGGCCGACCGGATTGAAGTTGTAGAGCATGCCGCGCCGGAATTCCGGCTGCTTCGGCGAGAGCTTCAGCAGATACTTGTTGACCGTGATATCGGTTGCGACGGTGACGATCCAGGCGATGCCGCAGTTGGCGTAGAAGCCCAGGATGTCGTTGAGGAAGTCGAACATATTGGCTTCCATCAGGACCAGCGCGATCGCCAGATTGACGCCGAGGAATACCAGCCGCCCCGGATAGGTCTTGGTGACGCGGGTGAAGGAGTTGGTCCACGCCAGGGAGCCCGAATAGGCGTTGGTCACATTGATTTTGATCTGCGAGATGACGACCAGCACCACCGCGAGGGTCATCGCCAGCCAGGACGGGACCATATCCCGGTAGATCTCCAGGAACTGGTGCACCGGCTGATTGGCGATGTCCTGCGCACCCGGCAGGCTCGCGATCAGGTACACCGCCAGGAAGAGTCCGACGACCTGTTTGATCGCGCCGAAGATCACCCATCCCGGACCGGCCAGCAGCATCCAGCCCCACCATTTACGGGCGTTCTCCGGTGTCTTCGGGGGCATGAAGCGCAGATAGTCGATCTGTTCGGCGATCTGGGCGATCAGTGACAGGCACACACCGGCGGCCAGCAGCGCACCGGAGAGGCTGACCCCGCTGCCGTCCTTACCGCCGTAGGCGAAGAACGAATCGATCGAATCCGGATGGCGGATCAGCAGGAACGCGAACGGCAGCACCATCAGCAGCAGCCACAGCGGCGTCGTCCACACCTGGAGTTTCGCCAGCGTGTTCATACCGTAGATGACCAGCGGGAAGATCAGCAGCGTCGAGACCAGGTAGCCGAGCCACAGCGGTATGTGCAGGCCCAGATTCAGCCCCTGCGCCATGATCGAACCCTCGGTGGCGAAGAAGATGAAGGTGAACGAGGCGAACACCAGATTGGTGATCACCGAGCCGTAGTAGCCGAATCCGCTGCCGCGGGTGATCAGATCCAGGTCGATGTTGTAGCGCGCGGCATAGTAGGCCAGCGGAAAGCCGGTGATCATGATGATCACCGCGAATATCCCGATCCCGACCAGAGCGTTTCCGGTGCCGTTGGCGATGCCGACATTGGCGCCGATCGAGAAGTCCGCGAGATAGGCGATACCGCCCAGTGCGGAGACGCCGACCACGGCCGGACTCCACTTGCGATAGCTGCGCGGTGCGAAGCGCAGCGTGTAGTCCTCCAGGGTTTCCTTCGTCGCGGCGACAGCTGTCGCCGGACGCGTTTGCACATCTACCACGATCTACTCCTCATCGTTTCCGCGCTCAGCACGGCCCCTCGAGGGTGCAGCCGGGATGTGGTGTCCGTTTTGCCGGCCGGTTACCGCCGTGTAACACCCCGCGACGTGCGGATTTGCCGCCTCCCTTTACCGTGGTGCATGACCTCCGACGTACCTGCGAAGGTGAATCCACCCGCTCCGAGCGCCGCCGTGCGGTGCTCGGTGGCCGATCGGATCCGGGCCTGGACGGGGCTGTTGCTCGCCGCGCTACCGTCCGCGGCGGTACTCACGGTCCTGCTCTACGGCCTCGGACTCGCGCTGGGGCTGGGAGTTCCGGGGATCCTGGCGATCGTCTGGCTGCTGATCTGTGTGGCCGTCGCTGTAGGCGCCTTTCCGATCGCCGAGCGGCCGTGGGTGGCATCGCGGTTCGGGGTGCGGGCGCCGATCCACGACGAGCAGCCCGCCCTGTGGTCGGCCTGGGAGCAGGTGGCGGCCCGGGCCGGGGTGGCGGCGTCCGCATATTCGCTGTGGGTGCGCACCGACGGCCGCGATCTCGCGCTGCCGCCTCGGATGATCGCGGTGTCCACCCCGGACCGGCCGCCGACCGAACTGCAAGCGGTGCTCGCGCAGGCACTCGGCGGTCGTCTGCGTCACCGGACCGCCTTATGCCAGTTGATATTCCGCGTCTACAACCTGCCGGTGGTGGGATTGGAGCGGATCTTCCTGTCGGGTCCGGCCGCGGCCGGAGCGTGGCTGACCGGGCAACTGACTCGGCGGGTGGCCCGCCCGGTCGGCGTCGGCTGGAGTGCGGTGAGCCGGATCCTCGTCGCCTGTCCGGTGATCGCGGCATCGACGGTGATCGTCGGCCTGCCCGCCGCACTGGTACTGCGGCTGGCCCCCGAGGTGGCGGCCTGCGCACTGGTGCCGATCGTGCGCCGCATCGAATTCCGGTCCGACCGGACCGCGGTCGATCTCGGATACGGACCGGATCTCGGTGTCACCCTGCGGACGCGGCGGCCGCCGGTATCGGACGCGGCGGCCCTGTACGCCCTGTCGGTCTCGGCCTGGGCGCCACCGGTCACCCCGGACCAGCGGATACGCCGGATCCGCGACCGCCTCGACGAGTTGGCCCGTTCCGGTCCCGCACCGCGGTGACACGGCTCAGCAGTCCTCGAACGCCGCCTTGACGTAGCCGGCCGATTGGTAGAGGTACTGGTAGGCCCATCGCCCCACCCCGATGTGCGGTGCGGCGTCGACCACGAGAATGTCACCGCCCCAGCACTTTCCGAGTACATAGCGGGCGCGGGAGATATGCGGAGTGAAGGTCACCACGATCACGCGCCGCCAGCCCTGCGCGGCGGCCCGGGCCGCCAGCTCCCGCCCCTCACCCCGGGTGGTGCGCGGATCCGGGTCGAAGCAGGCGACCCGGAAGCTGTAGCCGCCGTGGCAGATTCGATTGATCAGCGGCGAACTGTCGTAGGGATCGGAGAAGAGGACCTGGGGCGCGTACCCGTCGTGCGCCAGGCGCAGGGCCAGTTCCTCCCGCCCGTCGTGCGCGCCACCGAGCACCACGATGGCGTCGGCCGGCTGCGGACGGTCGGTGCGCGGCCGCACGTACACCGGCCACAGTGCCGCGCCCGCCACCGCGAGGACCACGAGCACGCCCACCGCACCGCGTAACCACCACCGTTTCCGCACCCTGCGATGGTATGTGCTGGTGAATTCGCTGATGGGCAGCGGTTTCCCCCTGTACACCCACTGTTGCCTGCGGCCTCGCCTCGTGGATGCGGACCGGCCATGCCGGGCACGTATCAATCGATTATGCGTCTGACGGTGTTCGGGACGGGATATCTGGGAGCCACCCATGCCGCCTGCATGGCCGAGCTCGGTCACGAGGTGCTCGGGGTCGATATCGACCCCGGCAAGGTGGCCAAATTGTCCGACGGCGTCGTGCCCTTCTACGAGCCGGGACTCGAGGAGGTGCTGCGCCGCAACCTGGATCTCGGCCGGTTGCGTTTCACCACCTCCTACGAGGAGGCCGCGGCACATGCCGATGCCCATTTCCTCGGAGTCGGCACACCACAGAAGAAGGGGGAGTACGGCGCGGATCTGAAATATGTGCACGCCGTGGCCGATTCCCTGGCGCCGCTGCTGGAGCGGCCGGCGGTGGTGATCGGCAAGTCCACCGTGCCGGTCGGCACCGCGGCGGAGCTGGGCCGCCGGATGCGGACCCGGGCGCGGACCGATGTCGAGGTGGCCTGGAATCCGGAATTCCTGCGCGAGGGCTTCGCGGTCCGCGACACCCTGCGGCCCGACCGACTGGTTCTCGGCGTCGACGACCGGCGCGAGCGCGCGGACTGGGCGCGCGATCAGGTGCGTGAGATCTACGCCGACCTGATCGCGGCGCAGGTGCCGTTCCTGCTCACCGATCTGGCCACCGCGGAGCTGGTGAAGGTATCGGCCAATGCCTTTCTCGCCACCAAGATCTCGTTCATCAACGCGGTCTCCGAGGTGTGCGAGGCCACCGGCGCGGATGTCACCGTGCTGGCCGATGCGCTGGGCCACGACGCCCGCATCGGCCGCCGCTTCCTCAATGCCGGACTCGGCTTCGGCGGCGGCTGTCTGCCCAAGGACATCCGCGCCTTCATGGCGCGCGCCGGTGAACTCGGCGCCGACCACGCGGTGGCCTTCCTGCGTGAGGTCGACAACATCAATATGCGCCGCCGCACCAAGGTGGTCGATATGGCCGCCAAGGCCTGCGGCGGATCACTGCTCGGGGCCAATGTCGCGGTACTGGGCGCGGCGTTCAAACCCGAGTCCGACGATGTGCGCGATTCACCGGCCCTGAACGTGGCCGGAATGATCCAGCTGCACGGCGCCGTGGTCACCGTGTACGACCCGAAGGCCTTGGAGAATTCGCGCCGTGTCTTCCCCACGCTGAACTACGCCACCTCGGTCGCGGAGGCCTGCGATCGTGCCGATGTCGTGCTGGTCCTGACCGAATGGGCGGAGTTCACCGCGCTGTCGCCACGAGATCTGGAAACGGTGGTGCGCGGCCGCTCCGTCATCGACGGCCGCAACTGCCTCGAGCGGTCCCGCTGGACGGACGCGGGATGGGTGTACGCGGGACTCGGCACGCCGTAGGGTGGCGGGAGCCGGGTACAGTGAGGCACCCTGCGGCATGAGCATCGGGCCCGGTCGTGGCGGCTCGGAGACCCCCGAACGGCCCGGCAGCAGCCGTCGGGTGGCGGCCGGGGCATACCGGTCGTGAGGCGTGAAACGAGGTGGGCGGCAGATGAGTTCGGTACTGGGGGTTTCGGTGGGGGCCGGTGCCATTCGTGTCGCACACCCGCATCCCGGAAATTCCGCCGAACGGTTCGTCGCCACCGGGTTCGATGTACAGGCACTGCCCGTCGGCGAGCAGCAGTCGATGGACGATGTGGCCGCCGAAACCGTCGGCGCGGTACTGGGTTCGGCGCCGGATATCGCCGCCACCGCCATCGCCTACCGCGGCGAACAGCATGCGCGCATGCTGCGGTCGGCGCTCGCGCGCCGGCAGCTCACCAACTACGAGCTGGTTCCCGAAGTGGCGGCGGCGCGGGAATTCCTGCGGGCCACCGGTGAACTGCAGGGCTATCGCACCGTCGCCCTCTACGATCTGGGCGCTTCCGGGCTCACCGTCAGCGTGGTCGACGTCGCGTCCGGGCAGGTCGGCCACAGTGAACGCACCAGCGATATCAGTGGTGACTATCTGGATTCGCTGATCCGCGAACAGCAGATCGCCTCGGGCCGGATCGAACATCCACCCACCGCGCAGGGTTTGGCGGCGCTGGACGGGATGTGCCGGCAGGCCAAGGAGCAGCTGTCGAGCACCACCGCGGTGGCGGTGCCGTCCGAACACGGCCTGGTACTGCTGTCGCAGGAGAACTTCGAAGCACTGATCATGCTGGCGGTGGAGTCCTCGGCCCGGATGACCCGCGATGTCATCACGCGGTCCGAGCAGGCTGTGCAGGCCGTGTTCGTCATCGGCGGCTGCGCCCGGATCCCGCTGATCGCGCGGATCCTGGAGCGCTGGATGGGGATGCCCGTCCTGGTGCCCGCCGATCCGGAGACGGTCATCGTGCGCGGTGCGGCGCTGCTCGCGCGCCCCGCCCGGGTGGCCACCCCCGCATCCGTTCCGCCGGTGTCCGCGCCCGGTACCGGGTCAGCCGACGACACCGTGCAGCTGGCGCCGGTCTGGCTCGCGGACAGTTCGGCGGGGCGGGGCCGGAAACTGTTGCGCGGTAAGGGCGGTGGCCCCGCCGGCAGGCGACGCGAACTGAGCATCGCCGGAGTCGCGGTCGGTGCTCTGGTCGTCGTCGCGGCCCTCGGAATCAGCCTGGGCTGGGGCCAATCGGTGCTGAGCGGTGATTCCCAGAGCAACACCTCCGCCTCGACGTCGGTGCAGGTTCCCGCTGTGCGGACCCCGTCGGTGACCGCGGGGCCGCCCACGACCGATGCCACCAATGCCTCGGTGGTGGCGCCCAGCCCCGAGTGGCAGGCGCCGACGACCACTGGCTCGCCGCCGCCGCCCGGCCCGCCGATGATCGTCGTCCCCGGGCTGCCCCCGATCGTGGTGCCGACCATCCCGCCGAATGTGTTGCCGCAGTTCCCCGGACCGAAACCGCGGCAGTAGCGCTCGCCTCGATCCGAAGGAAACAGCGGTTCGTCAGGCGGCCACGGTGGGGCGCTGCGGAAGCCGGGCCACCAGAGCGTCGAGTTCCTCGCGCCAGCGGCGATGCACGTTCAGGCGCTCCGGCGTGCCGGTGTGCGGCAGCCGGTAGTACACCTTGGACCAGATCGTATTGATCTGCATCTCGGTGAACAGGGCCGTGCTGAAATGTTCGGCGCAGACCAGGCTCGCGGGCCGACCACTCCACTTGTTGGCCTCCACGA
The genomic region above belongs to Nocardia spumae and contains:
- the dcd gene encoding dCTP deaminase, which translates into the protein MLLSDRDIRAELAAGRLGLEPFDEKLVQPSSIDVRLDRMFRVFNNTRYTHIDPAQRQDELTSLVEPGDGEPFVLHPGEFVLGSTLEVCTLPDDLAGRLEGKSSLGRLGLLTHSTAGFIDPGFSGHITLELSNVANLPITLWPGMKIGQLCLFRLSSPSEHPYGSAAAGSKYQGQRGPTPSRAYLNFPLPENAVPPSAES
- a CDS encoding purine-cytosine permease family protein: MVDVQTRPATAVAATKETLEDYTLRFAPRSYRKWSPAVVGVSALGGIAYLADFSIGANVGIANGTGNALVGIGIFAVIIMITGFPLAYYAARYNIDLDLITRGSGFGYYGSVITNLVFASFTFIFFATEGSIMAQGLNLGLHIPLWLGYLVSTLLIFPLVIYGMNTLAKLQVWTTPLWLLLMVLPFAFLLIRHPDSIDSFFAYGGKDGSGVSLSGALLAAGVCLSLIAQIAEQIDYLRFMPPKTPENARKWWGWMLLAGPGWVIFGAIKQVVGLFLAVYLIASLPGAQDIANQPVHQFLEIYRDMVPSWLAMTLAVVLVVISQIKINVTNAYSGSLAWTNSFTRVTKTYPGRLVFLGVNLAIALVLMEANMFDFLNDILGFYANCGIAWIVTVATDITVNKYLLKLSPKQPEFRRGMLYNFNPVGLVGFGLSAVLSIMTFFGLFGSALKPYSPIVAVVIALVATPLTAVVTKGKYYLRRSHDGIELDMFDEHGNPSGATLTCHVTGIDFERPDMIASAVPGPEGEIQYISSLALSTDKSGSHVLPPQ
- a CDS encoding YdcF family protein, with the protein product MRKRWWLRGAVGVLVVLAVAGAALWPVYVRPRTDRPQPADAIVVLGGAHDGREELALRLAHDGYAPQVLFSDPYDSSPLINRICHGGYSFRVACFDPDPRTTRGEGRELAARAAAQGWRRVIVVTFTPHISRARYVLGKCWGGDILVVDAAPHIGVGRWAYQYLYQSAGYVKAAFEDC
- a CDS encoding UDP-glucose dehydrogenase family protein; this encodes MRLTVFGTGYLGATHAACMAELGHEVLGVDIDPGKVAKLSDGVVPFYEPGLEEVLRRNLDLGRLRFTTSYEEAAAHADAHFLGVGTPQKKGEYGADLKYVHAVADSLAPLLERPAVVIGKSTVPVGTAAELGRRMRTRARTDVEVAWNPEFLREGFAVRDTLRPDRLVLGVDDRRERADWARDQVREIYADLIAAQVPFLLTDLATAELVKVSANAFLATKISFINAVSEVCEATGADVTVLADALGHDARIGRRFLNAGLGFGGGCLPKDIRAFMARAGELGADHAVAFLREVDNINMRRRTKVVDMAAKACGGSLLGANVAVLGAAFKPESDDVRDSPALNVAGMIQLHGAVVTVYDPKALENSRRVFPTLNYATSVAEACDRADVVLVLTEWAEFTALSPRDLETVVRGRSVIDGRNCLERSRWTDAGWVYAGLGTP
- a CDS encoding Hsp70 family protein yields the protein MSSVLGVSVGAGAIRVAHPHPGNSAERFVATGFDVQALPVGEQQSMDDVAAETVGAVLGSAPDIAATAIAYRGEQHARMLRSALARRQLTNYELVPEVAAAREFLRATGELQGYRTVALYDLGASGLTVSVVDVASGQVGHSERTSDISGDYLDSLIREQQIASGRIEHPPTAQGLAALDGMCRQAKEQLSSTTAVAVPSEHGLVLLSQENFEALIMLAVESSARMTRDVITRSEQAVQAVFVIGGCARIPLIARILERWMGMPVLVPADPETVIVRGAALLARPARVATPASVPPVSAPGTGSADDTVQLAPVWLADSSAGRGRKLLRGKGGGPAGRRRELSIAGVAVGALVVVAALGISLGWGQSVLSGDSQSNTSASTSVQVPAVRTPSVTAGPPTTDATNASVVAPSPEWQAPTTTGSPPPPGPPMIVVPGLPPIVVPTIPPNVLPQFPGPKPRQ